A single Arachis duranensis cultivar V14167 unplaced genomic scaffold, aradu.V14167.gnm2.J7QH unplaced_Scaffold_169709, whole genome shotgun sequence DNA region contains:
- the LOC107472578 gene encoding uncharacterized protein LOC107472578 isoform X1, translating to MVVEESKATVGSVVTVEFVVRVDMVMVDKVKDVMTVVHVQPWWAGSRIATREEADAKVGTAAFVAAEAATTMGIFWAFCNKLSNKSNKPSEKIKQTAAPNHSQEARSHLG from the exons ATGGTAGTCGAGGAGTCTAAGGCAACGGTGGGCTCAGTGGTCACAGTGGAGTTCGTGGTAAGAGTTGACATGGTGATGGTGGATAAGGTGAAAGATGTGATGACGGTCGTACATGTACAGCCATGGTGGGCTGGATCAAGGATTGCAACCAGGGAGGAGGCAGATGCCAAGGTAGGTACGGCAGCGTTTGTGGCGGCGGAAGCTGCTACAACTATGGGGATTTTCTGGGCATTTTGCAACAAACTGTCCAACAAGTCCAACAAGCCCTCTGAGAAAATAAAG CAGACAGCAGCACCAAATCACTCTCAAGAGGCACGCTCCCACCTCGGgtga
- the LOC107472578 gene encoding uncharacterized protein LOC107472578 isoform X2, producing MVVEESKATVGSVVTVEFVVRVDMVMVDKVKDVMTVVHVQPWWAGSRIATREEADAKVGTAAFVAAEAATTMGIFWAFCNKLSNKSNKPSEKIKTAAPNHSQEARSHLG from the exons ATGGTAGTCGAGGAGTCTAAGGCAACGGTGGGCTCAGTGGTCACAGTGGAGTTCGTGGTAAGAGTTGACATGGTGATGGTGGATAAGGTGAAAGATGTGATGACGGTCGTACATGTACAGCCATGGTGGGCTGGATCAAGGATTGCAACCAGGGAGGAGGCAGATGCCAAGGTAGGTACGGCAGCGTTTGTGGCGGCGGAAGCTGCTACAACTATGGGGATTTTCTGGGCATTTTGCAACAAACTGTCCAACAAGTCCAACAAGCCCTCTGAGAAAATAAAG ACAGCAGCACCAAATCACTCTCAAGAGGCACGCTCCCACCTCGGgtga